In Salmo trutta chromosome 37, fSalTru1.1, whole genome shotgun sequence, the following proteins share a genomic window:
- the LOC115176830 gene encoding ras-related protein Rab-25-like: MGTDEAYNFVFKVVLIGESGVGKSNLLSRFTKNEFNHDSRTTIGVEFSTRTIQLKSLIIKAQIWDTAGLERYRAITSAYYRGAVGALLVYDITKHLTYESVERWLKELYDHADPHIVVMLVGNKTDLGSERSVPTEEAKDFAEKNGLLFLETSALESTNVETAFQNVLGEIHRKVSSKKVIRGSISAVSLASPVPRAAGDPEEKKPCCRNL, translated from the exons TGGTTCTGATAGGTGAGTCCGGCGTTGGCAAGAGCAACCTGCTCTCCCGCTTCACCAAGAACGAGTTCAACCACGACAGCCGCACCACCATCGGGGTGGAGTTCAGCACACGCACAATTCAACTGAAAAGTCTCATCATCAAGGCTCAAATCTGGGACACGGCTGGGCTGGAGCGGTACAGGGCCATCACCTCCGC TTATTATAGAGGAGCTGTCGGAGCGCTACTGGTCTATGACATCACCAAGCATCTGACCTATGAGAGTGTGGAGCGCTGGCTTAAGGAGCTCTATGATCATGCAGACCCTCACATCGTAGTCATGCTGGTGGGCAACAAAACTGATCTGGGGTCAGAGCGATCAGTGCCCACTGAGGAGGCCAAGGACTTTGCAG AAAAGAATGGCCTATTGTTCTTAGAGACATCAGCCTTGGAGTCCACAAACGTTGAGACGGCATTCCAAAATGTCCTTGGAG AGATCCACAGGAAGGTGAGCAGTAAAAAGGTGATCCGGGGGTCCATTAGTGCCGTGTCTCTGGCCAGCCCTGTCCCCAGAGCTGCAGGCGACCCTGAAGAGAAGAAGCCCTGCTGTAGGAACCTCTGA
- the LOC115176827 gene encoding RNA-binding protein MEX3A, whose amino-acid sequence MPSLLVLAGIMEKNGGYGGDLAGSGFGSEGLLVPPDEEEDDSRALRVALGQLSLLGLGEGEDGGGAPGTGVQDRSNNNNNHHNHTNNIGGGGGDTGLLQGKNKLCVLYEGSSETKGRGCNITECVPVPSSEHVAEIVGRQGCKIKALRAKTNTYIKTPVRGEEPVFLITGRKEDVALARREIISAAEHFSMLRASRNKLGVSFSGSPPAPLPGQTTIQVRVPYRVVGLVVGPKGSTIKRIQQQTCTYIVTPSRDRDPVFEITGSPSNAERAREEIEAHIAFRTGGLHDHNNENDCLGPEGGSPVGSGGLESRLQQVWGLQGGQRKPLTSSFRQNFSDAMVGGGEGGGVIFSKGNFNSPGEKPCSYFGSEGTQSWGDPDYPKQVAFYAQQRSKSFGGLPLPLTRLSPGLSDPCGGNNGNSSGTSITILSGSPHAQARRAHSEPTSGVGFPGRLPVPDSPPAILRDCMTCFESKVTAALVPCGHNLFCMECAIRICELNHPECPVCHTLVSQAIRIFS is encoded by the exons ATGCCTAGCCTGCTGGTTCTAGCAGGGATCATGGAGAAAAATGGGGGCTACGGCGGGGATCTAGCCGGCTCCGGGTTCGGAAGCGAAGGTCTCCTGGTGCCACCCGACGAGGAAGAAGACGACTCCCGTGCCCTGAGGGTCGCGCTGGGCCAGCTGTCTCTACTGGGGCTTGGTGAAGGCGAGGACGGTGGCGGGGCTCCTGGAACGGGAGTACAGGATCGgagtaacaataacaataaccaTCACAACCATACCAATAATATTGGCGGAGGTGGTGGTGACACAGGGCTTTTGCAAGGGAAGAACAAGTTATGTGTCCTGTACGAGGGTTCAAGTGAGACGAAAGGACGAGGCTGCAACATAACAGAATGCGTCCCCGTGCCCAGCTCAGAACATGTGGCCGAAATAGTGGGGAGACAAG GTTGCAAGATCAAAGCCTTGCGGGCCAAGACCAACACCTACATCAAGACCCCTGTGAGGGGTGAGGAGCCTGTGTTTCTCATCACGGGCCGAAAGGAGGATGTGGCCCTGGCCCGGCGCGAGATCATCTCTGCCGCCGAGCACTTCTCCATGCTCCGAGCGTCCCGCAACAAGCTTGGCGTGTCCTTCAGCGGTTCCCCGCCTGCGCCCCTGCCGGGCCAGACCACCATCCAGGTGAGGGTGCCCTACCGCGTGGTGGGGCTGGTGGTGGGGCCCAAGGGTTCCACCATCAAACGCATCCAACAGCAAACCTGCACCTACATTGTCACCCCTAGCCGAGACCGTGACCCCGTCTTCGAGATCACGGGATCACCCAGCAACGCCGAGAGGGCCCGTGAGGAGATCGAGGCGCACATCGCATTCCGAACGGGAGGTCTGCACGACCACAACAACGAGAATGACTGCCTGGGGCCAGAAGGCGGCAGCCCAGTAGGCTCTGGGGGTCTGGAGAGCCGCCTGCAGCAGGTGTGGGGTCTGCAGGGGGGCCAGCGCAAGCCATTGACCAGTAGCTTCCGCCAGAACTTCTCAGATGCCATGgttggaggaggggaaggaggtggGGTAATCTTCAGCAAGGGCAACTTCAACAGCCCTGGAGAGAAGCCCTGCTCCTACTTTGGCTCAGAGGGCACCCAGAGTTGGGGAGACCCAGACTACCCAAAACAGGTGGCCTTCTATGCCCAGCAGCGCTCCAAGAGCTTTGGAGGCCTGCCCCTGCCCCTGACCAGACTCTCTCCAGGCCTTTCTGACCCTTGTGGCGGGAACAACGGCAACTCCTCGGGCACCAGCATCACTATTCTGTCTGGCTCGCCTCATGCCCAGGCCCGCCGTGCCCACAGCGAGCCAACCTCGGGCGTGGGGTTCCCTGGACGCCTCCCTGTACCGGACTCGCCACCGGCCATCCTCCGGGACTGCATGACCTGCTTCGAGAGCAAAGTGACGGCCGCCCTGGTGCCCTGCGGCCACAACCTCTTCTGCATGGAGTGTGCCATCCGCATCTGTGAGCTCAACCATCCAGAGTGCCCGGTGTGCCACACCCTGGTCTCTCAGGCTATCCGAATATTCTCCTAA
- the LOC115176829 gene encoding ras-related protein Rab-11A, producing MTNREDEYDYLFKVVLIGDSGVGKSNLLSRFTRNEFNLESKSTIGVEFATRSIHVEGKTVKAQIWDTAGQERYRAITSAYYRGAVGALLVYDIAKHLTYENAERWLKELQDHADSNIVIMLVGNKSDLRHLRAVPTDEAKALAEKHGLSFLETSALDSSNVELAFQTILTAIYNIVSQRQMTGRSDADFSPNSNVVPITVQPTQNAAKSSACCQNN from the exons ATGACGAATAGAGAAGACGAATATGACTATCTTTTCAAAG TGGTGCTGATTGGGGACTCTGGAGTGGGGAAGAGTAACCTGCTGTCCCGCTTCACCCGCAACGAGTTCAACCTGGAGAGCAAGAGCACCATTGGGGTGGAGTTTGCCACGCGCAGCATCCATGTGGAGGGCAAGACCGTCAAGGCCCAGATCTGGGACACTGCGGGACAGGAGCGCTACAGAGCCATCACCTCAGC GTACTACCGTGGGGCAGTTGGGGCACTGCTGGTGTACGACATCGCCAAGCACCTGACGTATGAAAACGCTGAACGCTGGCTGAAGGAGCTGCAGGACCACGCTGACAGCAACATTGTCATCATGCTGGTGGGAAACAAGAGTGACCTGCGCCACCTCAGGGCCGTGCCCACGGATGAGGCCAAGGCCTTGGCAG AGAAGCATGGACTGTCTTTCCTGGAGACCTCGGCGTTAGACTCCTCTAATGTGGAGCTGGCTTTCCAGACTATTCTCACAG CCATCTACAACATTGTGTCCCAGAGGCAAATGACGGGCCGCAGCGACGCCGACTTCTCGCCCAACTCCAATGTGGTGCCGATCACGGTGCAGCCCACGCAGAACGCTGCCAAGTCGAGTGCCTGCTGCCAGAACAACTGA